A single Elusimicrobiota bacterium DNA region contains:
- a CDS encoding NAD-dependent deacylase, which translates to MTAAALIARARRVAVLTGAGISAESGLATFRDSGGLWEQHRVEDVATPEAFARDPAFVWRFYNARRKAGASAAPNPAHLALARLERKVQSVVILTQNVDGLHQRAGSRQVLELHGSLWRARCTECRRAFTDLPVELPLPPRCADCRGLLRPDIVWFGEALDPDVLGAAAEALQVCDLFLVVGTSAQVQPAASFAFAAVERGIGVIEVNKEPTALSRLATVSLQGRAGEILPALL; encoded by the coding sequence GTGACCGCCGCGGCCTTGATCGCCCGCGCGCGCCGGGTCGCGGTGCTGACCGGCGCGGGCATCTCCGCGGAGAGCGGCTTGGCCACCTTCCGCGACTCGGGCGGGCTCTGGGAGCAGCACCGCGTGGAGGACGTGGCCACGCCCGAGGCCTTCGCCCGCGACCCGGCCTTCGTGTGGCGCTTCTACAACGCCCGGCGCAAGGCCGGCGCCTCGGCCGCGCCCAACCCCGCGCACCTGGCTTTGGCGCGGCTCGAGCGGAAGGTCCAGTCGGTCGTCATCCTGACCCAGAACGTGGACGGCCTGCACCAGCGCGCGGGCAGCCGCCAGGTGCTGGAGCTCCACGGCAGCCTCTGGCGCGCGCGCTGCACGGAATGCCGGCGGGCCTTCACGGACCTGCCGGTCGAGCTGCCCCTGCCGCCCCGCTGCGCGGACTGTCGGGGTCTGCTGCGGCCCGACATCGTCTGGTTCGGAGAAGCCCTGGACCCCGATGTCCTCGGGGCGGCCGCGGAGGCGCTGCAGGTCTGCGACCTCTTCCTGGTGGTGGGGACTTCGGCCCAGGTGCAGCCCGCGGCTTCCTTCGCTTTCGCCGCGGTCGAGCGGGGCATCGGCGTCATCGAGGTCAATAAGGAGCCCACGGCGCTTTCCCGGCTGGCTACGGTCTCTTTGCAGGGCCGAGCCGGAGAAATCCTGCCCGCTCTTTTGTAG
- a CDS encoding tetratricopeptide repeat protein yields MTRRGRTFAILGAVLAGAALAAGMLHRHRGGDRTPDLPSTVDARYWYLDIYDDFFAEELRPDGRAYRVSRRPLSRPSSFPALKSTDTFRVFVIGGSVAYQYELDPQRIAGRALQDVLEHVLPGRRVEVVHCGMGAYDSYRETLVLKEVLRYAPDLIVLMSGNNESRSDAGPPPRRVLLALRLRRWLGLPQSGASAPLTGPGRPIPLGPFADYLRGMVLAARRAGAATVLCTLPRRLDNPPGGHLPPWLWHEDALQAWNPEGKDGLSSAAAFWRRSLSRHPEEEYAHYFLARTLARQGDTLGALREYAAAKKCRGALDTNAVVRAAAAELETPLADLEAAFDGLPYARDGGKIYRDPTHWYRFMDPVVSYAIARSLVHHPTAAKGPLDAAWLRREGSALAAPKPDPAEPRKDYVNKLSWAISISDRDSPRISEQILVSLEDLRELDPAAFAALPWLKPFCREAVESNPWTRSGAGGFERRWAFALVHAGEVYRRSGQPRRALEYFDEALRAAPNIAFWGVYQALALRQLGRRKEAASVLSAIAGPELSSPEVQSIRGLWGLRTIPHPAQPALPRPALQAALKAESLRRQGRSEEALAVIAQALARAPRDPKLLNDKGVLESLQGRPRQAQADLEGAIAADPDFASAYLSLGALLASRGERAQARRAYTAALSRRRIWDDPAPRRALQEALRSLAERP; encoded by the coding sequence ATGACCCGGCGAGGACGGACCTTCGCGATCCTAGGGGCCGTTCTCGCCGGAGCCGCCTTGGCGGCCGGCATGCTGCACCGCCATCGCGGCGGGGACCGGACCCCCGACCTGCCCTCCACCGTGGACGCCCGGTATTGGTATCTCGACATCTACGATGACTTCTTCGCCGAAGAGCTCCGCCCCGACGGCCGCGCCTATCGCGTCTCCCGGCGGCCGCTCTCCCGTCCTTCCAGCTTCCCGGCGCTCAAATCCACGGACACGTTCCGCGTCTTCGTCATCGGCGGCTCGGTCGCGTACCAGTACGAATTAGACCCCCAGCGGATTGCCGGACGGGCCCTGCAGGACGTGCTGGAGCACGTCCTGCCCGGCCGGCGCGTCGAGGTCGTGCATTGCGGCATGGGGGCCTACGACAGCTACCGCGAAACTTTGGTCCTCAAGGAAGTCCTGCGCTACGCCCCGGACTTGATCGTGCTCATGAGCGGCAACAACGAGTCCCGCAGCGATGCCGGCCCTCCGCCGCGGCGGGTCCTGCTGGCCCTACGTCTGCGCCGGTGGCTCGGGCTCCCGCAGAGCGGCGCCTCTGCCCCGCTGACAGGGCCCGGACGGCCCATTCCTCTGGGGCCCTTCGCCGACTACCTCCGCGGCATGGTCCTGGCCGCGCGGCGCGCGGGCGCCGCCACGGTCCTTTGCACTTTGCCCAGGCGCCTGGACAACCCGCCGGGCGGACATCTGCCGCCCTGGCTCTGGCACGAGGATGCCCTCCAGGCCTGGAACCCTGAGGGGAAAGACGGCCTCTCCTCCGCCGCGGCCTTCTGGCGACGGTCCCTGTCCCGACACCCGGAAGAGGAATACGCGCACTACTTCTTGGCCCGCACCCTGGCCAGACAAGGCGACACCCTCGGCGCCCTGAGGGAATATGCTGCGGCAAAGAAGTGCCGCGGGGCCTTGGACACCAATGCCGTGGTCCGGGCGGCGGCGGCCGAGCTGGAGACGCCTCTGGCCGACCTGGAGGCCGCGTTCGACGGCTTGCCTTACGCCCGGGACGGCGGGAAGATCTATCGCGACCCTACCCACTGGTACCGCTTCATGGACCCTGTGGTCTCCTACGCCATAGCCCGGTCCTTGGTCCACCACCCGACCGCCGCCAAGGGGCCGCTCGACGCGGCCTGGCTCCGACGCGAGGGCTCCGCCCTCGCGGCGCCCAAGCCCGACCCGGCGGAGCCCCGGAAGGATTACGTCAACAAACTCTCCTGGGCGATCTCGATCAGCGACCGGGACTCGCCCAGGATCTCGGAACAGATCCTCGTCTCACTCGAAGATCTGCGCGAACTCGACCCCGCCGCTTTCGCGGCGCTGCCCTGGCTGAAGCCTTTTTGCCGGGAGGCGGTCGAATCCAACCCTTGGACCAGGAGCGGGGCCGGAGGTTTCGAGCGGCGCTGGGCCTTCGCCTTGGTCCATGCCGGGGAGGTGTACCGCAGATCGGGACAGCCGCGCCGGGCCCTGGAGTACTTCGATGAGGCTCTGCGCGCCGCCCCGAATATCGCGTTCTGGGGAGTCTACCAAGCCCTGGCTCTGCGGCAGCTCGGCCGCCGGAAGGAGGCGGCGAGCGTACTTTCTGCCATCGCCGGCCCGGAGCTTTCGTCCCCGGAAGTCCAATCCATCCGGGGACTCTGGGGGCTGCGCACCATCCCCCACCCCGCCCAGCCGGCCCTGCCTCGCCCGGCCCTGCAGGCGGCGCTCAAAGCCGAATCGCTGAGGCGCCAGGGGCGGTCCGAAGAGGCGCTCGCGGTCATCGCGCAAGCCCTGGCGCGAGCCCCGCGCGACCCGAAGCTGCTCAACGACAAGGGCGTGCTGGAGTCCTTGCAGGGCCGCCCGAGGCAGGCGCAAGCCGACCTGGAAGGCGCCATCGCCGCCGATCCGGACTTCGCCTCCGCCTATCTCAGCCTGGGCGCTCTGCTCGCCAGCCGGGGGGAGAGGGCCCAAGCCCGGCGGGCCTATACTGCGGCCCTGTCCCGGCGTCGCATCTGGGACGATCCCGCGCCGCGCCGCGCGCTCCAGGAAGCCTTGCGCTCTTTGGCGGAGCGGCCATGA
- a CDS encoding rubredoxin, which translates to MKKYVCMPCGYVYDPAAGDPEHGIPPGTPWEKVPEDWTCPVCGVGKDMFEPES; encoded by the coding sequence ATGAAGAAATACGTCTGCATGCCGTGCGGCTACGTCTACGACCCGGCCGCGGGCGACCCGGAGCACGGCATCCCGCCCGGCACCCCCTGGGAGAAGGTCCCGGAGGACTGGACCTGCCCGGTCTGCGGCGTGGGCAAGGACATGTTCGAGCCGGAGAGCTAG
- the murB gene encoding UDP-N-acetylmuramate dehydrogenase, translating into MAWSEDLKTRFQDRCRLNESLAPYTTFQVGGVAESLVFPESEEEWVWLLGFVRRRGLPLAVLGLGSNVIVSDSGLPGVTASTRGMRGFAVSATHVAARSGAVLDAMVARTVETGLTGMEKLSGIPGTVGGALWINAGAFGQETYEHLVSFTALDPEGRLVRRARPELRYGYRKVEGVAGLVFLSAEWQLAPDDPGRLREARGATLRARAEKQPLEYPSAGSVFKRPPGDFASRLIDSCGLKGLTVGGAQVSPKHAGFIVNVGGATARDVMALIAQVRAAVLAKTGVQLELEQVPLGFSEEAS; encoded by the coding sequence ATGGCCTGGAGCGAAGACCTCAAGACCCGTTTCCAAGACCGCTGCCGGCTCAACGAGTCTTTGGCCCCCTACACCACCTTCCAGGTCGGAGGCGTCGCGGAAAGCCTGGTCTTCCCTGAATCGGAGGAGGAATGGGTGTGGCTGCTGGGCTTCGTGCGCCGCCGCGGGCTGCCGCTGGCGGTCCTGGGCCTGGGCTCCAACGTCATCGTCAGCGACTCCGGCCTGCCGGGCGTCACGGCTTCCACCCGCGGGATGCGCGGCTTCGCCGTGTCGGCGACCCATGTCGCAGCCCGATCCGGCGCCGTCCTCGACGCCATGGTGGCGCGCACCGTGGAGACGGGCCTGACGGGGATGGAGAAGCTCTCGGGCATACCCGGGACCGTGGGCGGAGCGCTTTGGATCAACGCCGGAGCCTTCGGCCAAGAGACTTATGAGCATCTGGTCTCCTTCACAGCCCTGGACCCGGAGGGCCGGCTGGTGCGCCGCGCCCGGCCCGAGCTGCGCTATGGCTACCGCAAGGTGGAGGGCGTCGCCGGCCTGGTCTTCCTGTCCGCCGAGTGGCAGCTCGCGCCGGACGACCCGGGCCGACTGCGCGAGGCGCGCGGCGCGACCTTGCGGGCCCGGGCCGAAAAGCAGCCTCTCGAATATCCTTCGGCCGGCAGCGTGTTCAAGAGGCCGCCGGGAGACTTCGCCTCGCGCCTCATCGATTCCTGCGGGCTCAAAGGCCTCACGGTCGGAGGCGCCCAGGTCTCGCCCAAGCACGCGGGCTTCATCGTGAATGTCGGCGGGGCCACGGCCCGGGACGTCATGGCGCTCATCGCCCAGGTGCGCGCGGCGGTGCTGGCCAAGACCGGCGTGCAGCTGGAGCTCGAGCAGGTCCCGTTAGGTTTCTCAGAGGAGGCGTCATGA
- a CDS encoding DUF1189 family protein encodes MIILDPVNSITSIEFYKKVAGQTWGRSLLYLSYLGLLFSIVFLVFLKMRVWPSVEGTFQWLETSVPAVTYSKGRLSTPTNEKVTVRHPTINEVAFTIDTSREEPVTAQMLTAEKVTAYVTGNALYVLQPAGKVEVYDLSKVPSTQTKVFDAKFYRELARDLRLVLYPFGFIAAFMLFAVWKLVATLFYSLIALLINGLAESGLKYPALFNLSVYAQTLVIAVQCILLLVPAQVPQFTLLSAVATTVYLWLAIKKSASPRPQAA; translated from the coding sequence ATGATAATCCTGGACCCCGTCAACAGCATCACCAGCATCGAATTCTACAAGAAGGTGGCCGGCCAGACTTGGGGCCGGTCCCTCCTCTATCTGAGCTATCTCGGGCTCTTATTCTCCATCGTGTTCCTCGTCTTCCTGAAGATGCGCGTCTGGCCCTCGGTGGAAGGGACCTTCCAATGGCTGGAGACGAGCGTCCCGGCCGTCACCTATTCCAAGGGCCGCCTCTCCACACCCACCAACGAGAAGGTCACGGTGCGCCATCCCACGATCAACGAGGTCGCCTTCACCATCGACACGAGCCGCGAGGAGCCGGTCACCGCGCAGATGCTGACGGCCGAGAAGGTCACGGCGTACGTGACGGGCAACGCCCTGTATGTCCTGCAGCCGGCCGGCAAGGTCGAGGTATACGATCTTTCCAAGGTCCCCAGCACCCAGACCAAGGTCTTCGACGCGAAGTTCTACCGGGAGCTGGCCCGGGACCTGCGCCTGGTCCTCTACCCGTTCGGATTTATCGCCGCCTTCATGCTTTTCGCGGTCTGGAAGCTCGTGGCGACCCTGTTCTACTCGCTCATCGCCCTGCTCATCAACGGGCTGGCCGAATCAGGCCTCAAGTACCCGGCGCTGTTCAACCTCAGCGTCTACGCCCAGACCTTGGTCATCGCGGTCCAGTGCATCCTGCTGCTCGTCCCGGCCCAGGTGCCCCAATTCACACTCCTGTCCGCTGTCGCCACCACGGTCTACCTATGGCTGGCCATCAAGAAGAGCGCCTCTCCGCGGCCCCAGGCCGCCTAG
- a CDS encoding SDR family NAD(P)-dependent oxidoreductase has protein sequence MPESSGFKGQVAVVAGGASGMGNAAVRLLAGNGCRVHVLDVQSTTDGAFQPCDVRDYGQVQRCIRDVVAKDGRIDLLFVAAGVHLFANIEDTSIEEFERVLSINLRGAFHVLKEVLPVMRRQRYGNVVLMGSDQAFVGKGSSAVYGLTKAAIGQLTKSSAIDYAQYNVRVNCICPGTIDTPMVTPSVERLHRASGMPTEAIYEALRKAQPIQRLGTCEEIAKAVLFLLSDDCPFMTGALVAVDGGYTCQ, from the coding sequence ATGCCGGAATCTTCAGGTTTCAAGGGTCAGGTCGCGGTGGTGGCAGGCGGGGCGTCGGGCATGGGCAACGCCGCGGTGCGGTTGCTGGCCGGGAACGGATGCCGGGTGCACGTGCTCGATGTCCAGAGCACGACCGACGGCGCGTTCCAGCCGTGCGATGTCCGCGACTACGGCCAGGTCCAGCGCTGCATCCGCGACGTCGTGGCGAAGGACGGCCGGATCGACCTGCTGTTCGTCGCCGCCGGCGTGCACCTGTTCGCCAACATCGAGGACACGAGCATCGAAGAGTTCGAGCGCGTGTTGTCCATCAACCTGAGAGGCGCGTTCCACGTCCTGAAGGAAGTCCTTCCGGTCATGCGCCGGCAGCGGTACGGCAACGTCGTGCTCATGGGGTCGGACCAGGCGTTCGTCGGCAAGGGCAGCAGCGCGGTTTACGGTCTGACCAAGGCGGCCATCGGCCAGCTCACCAAGAGCAGCGCCATCGACTACGCCCAGTACAACGTGCGGGTCAACTGCATCTGCCCGGGGACCATCGACACGCCGATGGTGACCCCGTCCGTGGAGCGTCTCCATCGTGCCAGCGGCATGCCGACCGAGGCCATCTACGAGGCCCTGCGCAAGGCGCAGCCCATCCAGCGGCTCGGCACGTGCGAGGAGATCGCCAAGGCCGTTCTGTTCCTGCTCTCCGACGACTGCCCATTCATGACCGGCGCCCTCGTCGCCGTGGACGGCGGGTACACGTGCCAGTGA
- a CDS encoding sigma-70 family RNA polymerase sigma factor translates to MTPEELVERYAAMVYNLALRLTGDRTDAEDLTQEALLKAVSGLPAFRGEADPGSWVYRITVNTWKNLLRAKAKWRFLRFFRADDPKAVDSEPADAADQSPGPEAQAQAQDLKARIESALAGLTPEERAVLVLRELDGRSYGEIAESLDVPLGTVKSRLVRARMLLAQRLGQEEE, encoded by the coding sequence ATGACGCCGGAAGAGTTGGTCGAGCGCTACGCGGCCATGGTCTACAACCTGGCCTTGCGCCTGACCGGCGACCGCACGGACGCGGAGGACCTGACCCAGGAGGCGCTTCTCAAGGCGGTGAGCGGCTTGCCAGCTTTCCGCGGAGAAGCCGATCCCGGCTCCTGGGTCTATCGGATCACAGTGAACACCTGGAAGAACCTCCTGCGCGCCAAGGCGAAGTGGCGCTTCCTGCGGTTCTTCCGGGCCGACGACCCGAAAGCCGTGGACTCGGAGCCGGCAGACGCGGCGGATCAGTCCCCCGGCCCGGAGGCGCAGGCGCAAGCCCAGGATCTCAAGGCGCGCATCGAATCGGCCCTCGCTGGACTCACCCCTGAGGAACGGGCGGTGCTGGTGCTGCGCGAGCTTGATGGCCGCAGCTACGGCGAGATCGCCGAATCCTTGGATGTTCCGCTGGGGACCGTGAAGTCGCGCTTGGTCAGGGCCCGCATGCTGCTCGCGCAGCGGCTCGGCCAGGAGGAGGAGTAA
- a CDS encoding flavodoxin domain-containing protein: MKGPFQAVQVTDKVYWVGAIDWGIRDFHGYATSRGTTYNAYLVMAEKPTLIDTVKAPFADEMLSRISSVCDPKSIRTVVSNHSEMDHSGALPRVLKLIKPEKVFASAMGVKALNAHFHWDVPVQAVKDGEKLDLGGERLSFIETRMVHWPDSMFSYLEGAGVLFSNDGFGMHLASSKRFDDETPERFVEAAKYYANILLPFSDIVLTLLDKLAKSGLAPKMIAPDHGPVWRQDAARIVSLWGEWARQKPRNKAVVVFDTMWGSTDRLARAAAEGLMGSGVETVVMPLSGSHRSDVATELLEAGALLVGSPTINKQLFPTVADLLSYLKGLRRKNLVGAAFGSYGWAGESLKLVQDALTEMGVATVEPVKCQYVPDAAALAAAYGMGQKVASRLKEAMK; encoded by the coding sequence ATGAAAGGCCCGTTCCAAGCGGTACAGGTGACGGACAAGGTCTACTGGGTGGGCGCCATAGATTGGGGCATCCGGGACTTCCACGGCTACGCCACCAGCCGGGGCACGACCTACAACGCCTACCTGGTCATGGCTGAGAAGCCCACTTTGATCGACACGGTCAAGGCCCCCTTCGCAGACGAGATGCTCTCCCGCATCAGTTCGGTCTGCGATCCGAAGTCCATCCGCACCGTGGTCTCCAACCACTCGGAGATGGACCATTCCGGGGCCCTGCCCCGGGTTCTGAAGCTCATCAAGCCCGAGAAGGTCTTCGCCTCGGCCATGGGGGTCAAAGCGCTCAACGCGCACTTCCACTGGGACGTGCCGGTCCAGGCGGTCAAGGACGGCGAGAAGCTGGACCTGGGCGGCGAGCGGCTCTCATTCATCGAGACGCGGATGGTGCACTGGCCCGACAGCATGTTCTCCTATCTCGAGGGCGCGGGCGTGCTGTTCTCCAACGACGGCTTCGGCATGCACCTGGCCTCATCCAAGCGCTTCGACGACGAGACCCCGGAGCGTTTCGTCGAGGCGGCCAAGTACTACGCCAACATCCTGCTGCCTTTCTCGGACATCGTCCTGACGCTGCTCGACAAGCTGGCCAAGTCCGGGCTGGCTCCCAAGATGATCGCGCCGGACCACGGCCCCGTCTGGCGCCAGGACGCGGCCCGGATCGTCTCGCTGTGGGGCGAGTGGGCCCGGCAGAAGCCGCGCAACAAGGCGGTGGTGGTCTTCGACACCATGTGGGGCTCGACCGACAGGCTGGCCCGCGCCGCGGCCGAAGGCCTCATGGGCTCCGGGGTCGAGACCGTGGTGATGCCCCTGAGCGGCAGCCACCGCAGCGACGTGGCCACCGAGCTCCTGGAGGCCGGGGCGCTCCTGGTCGGCTCGCCCACCATCAACAAGCAGCTGTTCCCCACGGTGGCGGACTTGCTGAGCTACCTCAAGGGCCTGCGGCGCAAGAATCTGGTGGGCGCGGCCTTCGGCTCCTACGGCTGGGCCGGCGAGTCCCTCAAGCTGGTGCAGGACGCTTTGACCGAGATGGGCGTGGCCACGGTGGAGCCGGTGAAGTGCCAGTACGTCCCGGACGCGGCGGCCCTGGCAGCGGCCTATGGCATGGGCCAGAAGGTCGCGTCCAGGCTCAAGGAGGCGATGAAATGA
- a CDS encoding zinc-ribbon domain-containing protein yields MSKDPKEGGVCWNCRAQVAAEDNFCRFCGRNLVSFPWYYQHWGIIVLTFTALGPFSLILVWRSPVISRMARWVYTVLAVLMTYELVVGCYHAYVLLNNSVSSLLKGQIPPGLGL; encoded by the coding sequence ATGAGCAAAGACCCCAAGGAAGGCGGCGTCTGCTGGAACTGCCGCGCCCAAGTGGCGGCGGAGGATAATTTCTGCCGCTTCTGCGGCAGGAACCTGGTCAGCTTCCCGTGGTACTATCAACACTGGGGCATCATCGTGCTCACCTTCACCGCTTTGGGCCCGTTCAGCCTGATCCTGGTCTGGCGCTCGCCCGTCATCTCGCGCATGGCGCGCTGGGTCTACACGGTTCTGGCCGTGCTTATGACTTACGAGCTGGTCGTGGGCTGCTACCACGCCTATGTGCTCCTCAATAACTCGGTGAGCAGCCTTCTGAAAGGCCAGATACCCCCCGGGCTCGGGCTCTGA
- a CDS encoding CPBP family intramembrane metalloprotease, with product MSAAETAPQPAVVDEASVIMVIATGFAIILGLPGWLGRPDVSWQRFIFTNIWMLGGVLLWSRRYPLRPISWHPGPTHRLVLITIFALAAVALTGTITSSGGRMPLGVNTAFDYVAFTTAGPAAEEFFYRGLCFNFLLRRLGSPAISTALVSVFFVTMHFPTRTEAIALAIISVVLCITALRTRSLLVPLVLHSGWNLCVLAWSAPPSISRHAVVLIVAMSLLGFTFSSARPLALSKPERL from the coding sequence ATGAGCGCCGCAGAGACCGCGCCGCAACCGGCAGTTGTCGATGAGGCCAGCGTCATCATGGTCATCGCCACCGGCTTTGCCATCATCCTGGGATTGCCAGGGTGGCTTGGCAGGCCAGATGTTTCCTGGCAGAGATTCATCTTCACGAACATCTGGATGCTCGGAGGGGTCCTGTTGTGGTCCCGCAGATATCCCTTGCGCCCAATATCGTGGCACCCGGGGCCGACGCACAGGCTGGTTCTCATTACCATCTTCGCCCTCGCCGCTGTCGCCTTAACCGGCACGATTACCTCCTCCGGGGGTCGGATGCCGCTGGGGGTGAACACGGCCTTCGACTACGTCGCTTTCACGACGGCCGGGCCCGCGGCCGAAGAGTTCTTCTATAGAGGACTTTGCTTCAATTTTCTGCTTCGCCGCCTCGGTTCGCCCGCTATCTCCACAGCACTGGTCTCAGTTTTCTTCGTGACGATGCATTTCCCGACACGGACAGAGGCCATTGCGCTGGCCATCATCTCCGTGGTGCTTTGTATCACCGCGCTACGCACACGCTCGCTCCTAGTGCCCCTGGTCCTGCACTCGGGCTGGAACCTCTGCGTTCTGGCCTGGTCTGCCCCACCAAGCATCTCGCGTCACGCGGTCGTATTGATCGTCGCAATGAGCTTGCTGGGATTCACATTCTCGTCCGCACGTCCCTTGGCACTTTCAAAGCCAGAGAGGCTATAA
- a CDS encoding DUF169 domain-containing protein produces MDIALRDRFTALWAKHFDGADLPICLFYSDDESCGRLLHPVKEHVCMIGQLSVARRGEDIAFTGETLGCPGGKRYLGFSAELRPGFEHFLSCGIPGRMEGERYKKTPELVREFMKDAPAMKAPAKYAVFKRWDRLTAEDRPEVVIFFSPPDVLAGLFTLAGFAEKDRHSVIAPFGAGCATIAQYPYLEGRAPEPRAVLGMFDVSARPFVPERTLSFAVPMPKFARMVGDMEESFLITSSWAKVRSRIARPAA; encoded by the coding sequence ATGGACATAGCCTTGCGGGATCGGTTCACGGCGTTGTGGGCCAAGCATTTCGACGGCGCGGATCTTCCCATCTGCCTGTTCTACTCGGATGATGAGTCCTGCGGACGGCTCCTGCATCCCGTCAAAGAGCACGTGTGCATGATCGGCCAGCTTTCCGTCGCCCGGCGCGGCGAGGACATCGCTTTCACCGGGGAGACGCTGGGCTGTCCGGGCGGCAAGCGCTATCTGGGCTTTTCAGCGGAGCTCAGGCCGGGCTTCGAGCATTTCCTCTCCTGCGGGATACCGGGCCGGATGGAGGGGGAGCGCTATAAGAAGACCCCGGAGCTGGTGCGGGAGTTCATGAAGGACGCGCCGGCCATGAAGGCCCCGGCCAAGTACGCCGTGTTCAAGCGCTGGGACCGCCTCACGGCCGAGGACCGGCCCGAGGTCGTCATCTTCTTCTCCCCGCCGGACGTGCTCGCGGGCCTCTTCACCCTCGCCGGCTTCGCCGAGAAGGACCGGCATAGCGTCATCGCTCCGTTCGGCGCGGGCTGCGCCACCATCGCGCAGTATCCCTACCTGGAAGGCCGGGCGCCCGAGCCGCGCGCCGTGCTCGGCATGTTCGACGTATCCGCCCGCCCTTTCGTCCCCGAGCGGACGCTTTCCTTCGCCGTGCCCATGCCGAAATTCGCGCGGATGGTCGGCGACATGGAGGAGAGCTTCCTCATCACCTCCTCCTGGGCCAAGGTCCGCAGCCGCATCGCCCGGCCGGCCGCCTAG
- a CDS encoding zf-HC2 domain-containing protein, translated as MAHDVSAEDLSAFLDGELPAERKAQVAEHLRACASCGRELERFKKASAAFRQHGKRALPARLLDKIRDRLRPVARRSEPMDSLVYVFALTVVVGVVLVTGVALKRFMPGLFSSIQQMISGAATSLGQGK; from the coding sequence ATGGCGCATGATGTGAGCGCGGAAGACCTCTCCGCATTCCTCGACGGCGAACTGCCGGCGGAGCGCAAGGCCCAGGTCGCCGAGCACCTGCGCGCCTGCGCCTCCTGCGGCCGGGAGTTGGAGCGCTTCAAGAAGGCCAGCGCGGCTTTCCGCCAGCATGGCAAGCGAGCCTTGCCTGCCAGGCTGCTGGACAAAATTCGGGACCGTCTGCGGCCCGTGGCCAGGCGTTCCGAGCCGATGGACTCGTTGGTGTACGTGTTTGCTTTGACCGTGGTCGTCGGCGTCGTACTGGTCACCGGCGTCGCTCTCAAGCGCTTCATGCCTGGCCTCTTCAGTTCGATCCAACAGATGATCTCCGGGGCCGCCACCTCGCTAGGACAGGGCAAGTAG